One Salmo trutta chromosome 12, fSalTru1.1, whole genome shotgun sequence genomic region harbors:
- the LOC115202898 gene encoding GTP-binding protein RAD: MTLNKSDKLRNMDKRRGSMPFPMHLQNLHRRSMPVDDREMRKAQTGELSNLMRRTSYTPGEPHRDSCVSDSSDSVISSGSDSEGQVYKVVLLGEQGVGKSSLARIFGGVEDGHDCDETGNTYDRSIEVDEEEASILLYDIWEQDNSQWLKEQCMRIGDAYIIVYSVTDKSSFEKASELRIQLRRARQSENIPIILVGNKSDLVRSREVSVDEGSACAVVFDCKFIETSANLHHNVRDLFEGIVRQIRLRKDSKEENARRMANCKRRESIGKKAKRFLGRMVARKNKKMAFRQKSKSCHDLSVL, encoded by the exons ATGACTTTGAACAAAAGTGACAAATTGCGGAACATGGACAAAAGAAGAGGGAGCATGCCGTTTCCCATGCACCTGCAGAACCTGCACAGAAGAAGCATGCCAGTGGACGACCGCGAGATGCGCAAGGCGCAAACTGGAGAGCTGTCCAACCTCATGCGCCGCACCTCCTACACCCCCGGTGAGCCTCACAGAGACAGCTGTGTATCGGACTCGTCCGATTCGGTTATATCCTCCGGCAGCGACTCCGAGGGACAAGTGTACAAGGTGGTTCTCCTCGGCGAGCAGGGTGTCGGCAAGTCTAGCCTGGCACGTATTTTCGGTGGAGTCGAGGATGGTCACGACTGCGacgagacag GAAACACGTATGACAGATCGATTGAGGTGGACGAGGAGGAGGCGTCCATCTTGTTGTACGACATTTGGGAACAG GATAACAGTCAGTGGCTGAAGGAACAGTGCATGAGGATAGGTGACGCCTACATCATCGTCTACTCAGTGACAGACAAGTCCAGCTTTGAGAAGGCGTCAGAGCTACGCATCCAGCTACGCAGAGCTCGCCAGTCTGAGAACATTCCCATCATCCTTGTGGGCAATAAGAGCGACCTGGTGCGGTCCAGAGAAGTCTCTGTGGATG AGGGCAGCGCCTGCGCTGTGGTGTTTGACTGCAAGTTCATCGAGACCTCAGCCAATCTCCACCACAACGTCAGGGACCTGTTCGAGGGCATCGTCCGGCAGATCCGACTGCGCAAAGACAGCAAAGAGGAGAACGCTCGCCGTATGGCCAACTGCAAGCGACGCGAGAGCATCGGCAAGAAGGCCAAGCGTTTCCTGGGCCGTATGGTGGCCCGGAAGAACAAGAAGATGGCCTTCAGACAGAAGTCCAAGTCCTGCCATGACCTCTCGGTCCTCTGA